From a region of the Castanea sativa cultivar Marrone di Chiusa Pesio chromosome 10, ASM4071231v1 genome:
- the LOC142612764 gene encoding uncharacterized protein LOC142612764 gives MDDSLLPKLDKEVSKELKPEIQASKRRKMAQKTVVTVRIGANVGKLKNEGPPSDFWSWRKYGQKPIKGSPYPRGYYRCSTSKGCSAKKQVERCRNDASMLIITYTSSHNHPGPDLSTTNLIQLAAEPKTHSTVNLQTPLKEEQQELAQVEEKQNEPTTTTKEKEPGEDHFHYIQSPISSSQDIIVNQGEDPFTVNLEKPHETMGLVLDEGPLCYSQLMNFSTPMSEENDFFDELEELPTSSSFTSFMTSNFSEERIPVVPS, from the exons ATGGATGATTCTCTCTTGCCAAAGCTGGACAAAGAGGTTTCAAAAGAACTCAAACCAGAAATTCAGGCATCCAAAAGAAG GAAGATGGCTCAGAAAACTGTTGTTACAGTGAGAATTGGAGCAAATGTTGGGAAACTAAAGAACGAAGGACCACCTTCTGATTTTTGGTCTTGGAGAAAATATGGCCAAAAACCTATTAAAGGATCTCCTTATCCAAG GGGTTATTATAGGTGTAGCACATCAAAGGGTTGTTCAGCCAAAAAACAAGTAGAGAGATGCAGAAATGATGCGTCAATGCTCATCATCACCTACACCTCTAGCCATAACCATCCAGGTCCTGATCTTTCCACCACCAACCTGATCCAACTAGCAGCAGAACCCAAAACCCATTCCACTGTAAATCTCCAAACACCCTTAAAAGAGGAACAGCAGGAGCTAGCACAAgtagaagaaaaacaaaatgaacCCACTACGACcactaaagaaaaagaaccagGTGAAGATCATTTCCACTACATACAATCCCCAATAAGCAGTTCCCAAGATATAATAGTTAACCAAGGAGAAGACCCTTTCACAGTGAACCTAGAAAAACCCCATGAAACAATGGGTCTTGTCTTGGATGAAGGACCCCTTTGTTACTCCCAGCTCATGAACTTCTCCACACCCATGTCAGAGGAAAATGACTTCTTTGATGAGCTTGAAGAATTGCCCACATCTTCATCCTTCACAAGCTTCATGACCAGCAATTTTTCCGAGGAAAGGATTCCTGTTGTCCCTTCTTGA
- the LOC142612141 gene encoding uncharacterized protein LOC142612141 gives MTTESPVRMVESSGDRKWHSSHDAATFGSASKNMAAEQLGLLLKQFSDHGKMFTFGYSHTPPYITYRVISKDGFMHDPVPITISDPIMMHDFAITENYVIFMDLPLYFRPKEMVKGNKLIFTFDATKNARFGVLPRYAKDELQIRWFELPNCFIFHNANAWEEEDEVVLITCRLQNPDLDMVNGVVKEKIENFTNELYEMRFNMKTGLASLKKLSASAVDFPRVNESYTGSGEDKASVFKEVLPHASKLMTDVFEKGTCRSTCRNDVVFKFADVWLSCNPEVDIISAIEFDRTGDHLATGDRGGRVVLFERTDTRDHGGHQRELERMDYSNGRHPEFRYKTEFQSHEPEFDYLKSLEIEEKINKIRWCQAANGALFLLSTNDKTIKFWKVQEKKVKKVCDLNMDLSRAMGNGPVVSSSISTSSKS, from the exons ATGACAACTGAGAGCCCTGTGAGAATGGTGGAAAGCAGTGGAGATAGAAAGTGGCACTCGAGTCATGATGCTGCGACTTTTGGATCTGCATCGAAAAATATGGCGGCAGAGCAGTTGGGATTACTGTTGAAGCAATTTAGTGACCATG GCAAAATGTTTACATTTGGCTATTCACATACACCACCATATATCACCTACAGAGTAATTTCCAAAGATGGTTTCATGCATGACCCAGTACCAATAACAATATCAGACCCCATCATGATGCATGACTTTGCCATTACTGAGAACTATGTGATTTTCATGGATCTTCCATTGTATTTCAGACCAAAG GAAATGGTGAAAGGGAACAAGCTGATATTCACATTTGATGCAACAAAAAATGCTCGCTTTGGTGTACTTCCTCGGTATGCAAAGGATGAGCTGCAAATCAGATGGTTTGAGCTTCCAAATTGCTTCATATTCCATAATG CTAATGCTTGGGAGGAGGAGGACGAAGTTGTTCTGATCACTTGTCGACTTCAGAATCCAGATCTGGACATGGTCAATGGGGTTGTcaaagaaaagattgaaaacTTCACAAATGAGCT GTATGAGATGAGATTCAACATGAAAACTGGTCTAGCTTCACTGAAGAAATTATCAGCATCTGCTGTAGATTTTCCTAGGGTGAATGAGAGCTACACTGGCAG TGGTGAAGACAAGGCATCTGTTTTCAAAGAAGTTCTTCCACATGCTTCAAAATTAATGACAGATGTTTTTG AGAAAGGAACTTGCAGATCAACTTGCAGGAATGATGTTGTCTTTAAGTTTGCAGATGTATGGTTGTCGTGTAATCCAGAAG TTGATATCATTTCTGCTATTGAATTTGATAGAACTGGGGACCACTTAGCCACAGGAGATCGTGGGGGTCGGGTGGTTTTATTTGAAAGAACTGATACAAGGGAT CATGGTGGACATCAGCGAGAACTAGAGAGGATGGATTATTCAAATGGGAGACATCCTGAGTTCCGCTATAAAACTGAGTTCCAGAGCCATGAACCTGAG tttGACTATCTTAAGAGCTTGGAAATTGAGGAGAAAATCAACAAGATTAGATGGTGCCAGGCAGCTAATGGTGCCTTGTTTCTTCTATCCACCAATGATAAAACAATCAAATTTTGGAAG GTCCAAGAGAAGAAGGTCAAGAAAGTGTGTGACTTGAATATGGATCTTTCAAGAGCCATGGGAAACGGTCCAGTTGTTTCCTCAAGTATATCAACAAGCTCCAAATCATGA